The genomic window ACGTCAAATCAGGGCAAGCATCCAATCCTAAGCCCTGCGCTTTTCAGCAATCTAACTCTTGAGTCGGAGTTGGACCATCTTGCCAAGCCCAAAACGCAGTGGTGTCGACTGGGATCTGCCGATCGAGGGGCTTTGTGCCTATCCTCCTCTCATGCTATACTGCGCGCGATGCGCACAGAGGTGTCTTTTGTGAGTGAGGAGCACCACGGTTTCGTAGCCTCATCCGTCGAAGCGGATGGCTCCGGCGCTTGTGGCAACAAGCTGAGCGCGCTGTGGGCCAGACGGGTTAGCATTGCGGAGGGCCTGTGCTACGCCGGTTTCTCACCTCTCGACAAGATGAGCTGCTTCGCCGCGAGCGCGAGCTTCTGATAGCGTTGCAGACCGCGCTCCATCGGTTCGGCGCCGAAGAGGCTGACCTAGAGACTTTGTATCAAGCTCAGCGCCAGCTCGATGAGCTCTTCCTCCTGGTCGTTGTGGGAGAATTTAACTCTGGCAAGTCTGCTTTCATCAACGCCTTGCTAGGTGAACCGTTTCTGACCGAAGGGGTGACCCCCACCACCGCTCATATTTATCTGCTGCGTCATGGACAAGCCAACCGCCAGATCAGCCCGGATGGAATCATTCTCCTCTTTCATCCGGCTGAGTGGCTCCAGGACATCAATCTGGTGGATACCCCGGGCACCAACGCGATCATCCAACGGCATCAGCAGCTCACCGAGGCGTTCATCCCCCGCAGCGATCTGGTGCTGTTCGTGACCTCGGCCGATCGCCCTTTCTCCGAATCCGAACGCGCCTTTCTCGACCTCATCCGGGACTGGGGCAAAAAGGTTGTGATGATCATCAACAAGATAGATATCCTGGAGAGCCCGGAGGAGGTGGAACAGGTGGTCGCTTTCGTCCGGGAAAACGCGCAGCGCCTGTTAGGCCTGTACCCTGAGGTGTTCCCTATTTCCGCCAGGCTAGCCTTGCGGGCTAAAACGCTTGCGGCCGGCCCGGAGCGCGAGACTTTGTGGGAGCGCTCTCGCTTCGCTGCGTTGGAGGCCTATATCCTGAACGTCCTGGACGAGCGCGAGCGCATCCGGTTAAAGCTGTTCAACCCTCTCGGCGTGGCCCAGCGTCTGGCCGCTAAATACCTTGCTCAGGTGCATGATCGTCAAAGATTGCTGCGCGAGGATACAGCCACCACCGAGGCGATCGAGGCCGAGCTGACCGCTTACGAAGCGGATATGCGACGGGACTTTCGCTACCACCTCAGCCACGTGGACAACGTCTTGCATGAGATGACCCTGCGAGGGCTCGCCTTCTTCGATGAGACGGTACGGCTGGGCCGGCTGTTGGACTTGCTCAATGCCGAGCGCCTGCGTGGTGAGTTCGAGCGGATCGTGATCGCCGACTCAGTAGTGCAGGTAGAGGCGCATGTAAATGAGCTGATCAACTGGATGGTGGATCAGGACTTCCGGCAGTGGCAGGCGGTGACAGAGTACCTTAACCGCCGCGTTGCTCAACATCAGGAGCGGATCATCGGCCGCGTCGGCGGGGCCTTTGAAAACCATCGGCGGGAGCTGCTAGCTTCGGTAGGCCGCGTCGCTAGCGAGATCGTCCGCTCGTATGATCACCGGCGGCAGGCCCGTGAGATCGCGACCTCTGTGCAGGCTGCCGTCGCCCAAACCGCCCTGGTAGAGGTGGGAGCGGTGGGGTTGGGCGCGCTGTTGGTCAAACTCCTCGCCACCACGTTGGCTGATGTCACCGGGCTGTTGGCCGCCGGTGTGCTAGCCGCCCTCGGACTATACGTGCTGCCAATGCGGCGACACAAGGCCAAAGCCGACTTGCAAGCCCGCGTGGACGAGCTACGCCAACGATTAGCCGATACGTTGACCCATCAATTCGAGGACGAACTGACGCGCTCACTGGCCCGCATCCGGGACGCTATCAGCCCCTACACGCGCTTCGTGCGCAGCGAGCAGGCCAAGCTGGAGCAGATCGAGCACAACCTGAAGGCCATCGAGGCCGAGCTCCAACACCTGCGCCTGGCCATCTGCGAGCTGGCATGATATTGCTTTAGGCTTTTTATTCGATGTACACGCGCAGCGCGATCGATGGCTTCGCGGCCGCTACTGCGAAATCGCCAAGGGCGGCCGGCAATAAAGCAAAGCGCACTGCGGGCAGTGCTACAGGGTCGCCTGCCCAGGTGATAGCACACTCACCCTCCATGCAACCCCAAATCTCAAAGGTCTCACCGGTGCAGTGGCCGACCCATGCGGCTTTGGTCGCTAGTTGCACCCTCTCCACCGTGAAGTACTGACAGCGACTGATCACCTCTCGCCGGATCCCCTCGCGCATTTCTACCAACTGCGGTGTATAAGCCTCTGGTTCGATCTGGCTGAAGTTTATCACTTCCAGCGCTTTTTCGATGTGCAATGGGCGTGGCCGGCCATCGGGCCCCAATCGGTTCCAGTCATACACCCGATACGTGGCGTCGGAATTCTGCTGGACCTCCGCCACTACCAGCCCAGCCAGTAGCGCGTGGACTGTCCCCGCTGGAATAAAAATGGCATCGCCCTTGCGTACAGGTAGGTAATGGAGACAGGACTCCAGCGTGCCCGTTTGTAATGCCTGTACAAATCGCTCCCGAGTCACGCCGCGCCGTAGTCCATAGATCAACCGAGCACCGGGCGCCGCACGCAACACATACCACATCTCCGTTTTGCCAAGCTCTCCGCCCTCGTACTCGTGGGCATAGGCATCGTCAGGATGTACCTGCACGCTCAGATCTTGGTTGGCGTCTAGCAACTTGATCAACAGCGGGAACTTCCCTAGCTCTAGCGCGCTCCGATTGCGCACTCCCACTAGATCGAGTCCTAGCTCTTCCAACAATTCCGGCAACAGGCGACCCCGGTAAGGGCCAGCGTCCACCGCCGTAGGGGATGACGGGTGGCCGCTGATATCCCAACTCTCCGCGATGATCCCAGCCGGCAGCCGTCGGCCGAACATCTCTAGATTGCGCCCACCCCACAGGTAATCCCGAAATCGCGGCTCAAACGTCAGTGGATATAGGTACTTCTCCATGTCCGTTTCCTCATCTCTTTCGGTTCCATTAAGCATAAGTATACGGGAGATAGAACGACAAAGCAACGATCCAATCCCCTACCTAGGAGGGCTTTCTCTGGCTCTTACTCCGTCTTCACTCCTCTCCTGCACCGTGAGGAAGAGGAACCGAGGGGAGAAGAGGAGTTCGGAGGCGGCCGCTATACCACTAGAAAACTTCAGGTTGACAAAAGCCTCGGTCTGAGGTATACAAATGATACATTGTATCAATTATGAGCCTGCTGTGGGGATCTCGGAGCTGTTAGAGGCTTTGCGACGCTCTGGATATAAGGTCACTCGAGCGCGCCGGATGGTGCTAGAGGCCCTGATCGCCGCAACGGGGCATGCCACGGCGTCGGACGTAGTCACAAGAGTGCAGGCACATGCGCCGGGAGTAGGCCGCGCCTCCGTTTATCGGGCGCTAGACCTCTTTAGCCAACTCGGCTTGGTCCAGGCCTCCGGCTTGGGCAGCGCTGCCACCACATACACCCTTGCACCTGCTGGCCATCATCACCATCTCGTCTGCGTCCGCTGCCACAAGATCGTGGAATTTGACGATTGCTATCTGGCCGATCTGCAACGGCAACTGGCTGAGCGGTTCGGATTTCAGATCAACGGCCATCTCGTGGAAATGTATGGACGATGTCCTGGCTGTCTGGAAGAATAGGCCATGTAACGGCAGGTCTTCGGGCTCATCGGCGTATTTTGGCTGATTACGTTGACAATCGGCTGCCAGCCTTCTCCTATCTCGCCAGCTCTGCCTGAAGCCAGGCTGCAGAGGTTGGCCGTTGAGACGTTCCTGGCCGACATCGCGCAGGACGCGGCTGGGGATCGGTTATCGGTGGAGATGTTGTTCCCAATCATGGCCGATCTACGTAGCTTCGAGCCGACGCCCAGCGATACGGCCCGCATCGTCGCAAGTGATGGTTGATCATCAACGGCGGCGGGCTGGGAGGCGCGCTGATGAAGTTAATGCCACAGGCTGATAAGAGCGGTATGATACCCGAGTGATCAGAGAGGCACTTGGATAGGACTGCGGATGGTGGATGATGGACAACGGGCAGCGGCTGAAACGTAAGGGGCAGGAGGAGGCTTTGTCATCACAGGTTCAGGGTTCCGGACTTGAAGGGGAGCTGGCCCAGTTGGAGGTGGAGCACCTAACCGTCGCCTATAACGGCCCGCCCGTCCTCTTAGATGTCACGTTTCAGGTGCCCCATGGCGCGCGCGTGGCTGTAGTCGGCCCGAATGGGGCGGGCAAATCCACCCTCTTCAAGGCCTTAGTGGGCCTGTTACCGCTACGCCAGGGGCGTGTGCGGGTCCACGGGCGGCCGCTAGGCAGCCATCTCGATTGTGTGGCGTATGTGCCCCAGCGTGAGGAGGTAGATTGGCGCTTCCCAGTAACCGTCGCCGATGTGGTGATGATGGGACGGTATGGTCGGCTGGGATGGTTCAGGCGTCCTCGGCCCGAGGATCACGAGATCGTCCGGCGCAGTTTAGAGCAGATGGGGCTGGCCCACTTGAGGGATCGTCCCATCGGTGAGTTGTCCGGAGGGCAGCAACAGCGCGTCTTTCTGGCGCGGGCGCTGGCGCAAGAGCCTCATATTCTGCTGATGGATGAGCCCTTTACCGGCGTGGATGCTGCCACGCAGGAAGCCATGCTGGCGTTGCTCGATCAACTGCACGCCCGCGGGGTGACGGTGATGGTCTCCACTCACGACCTGAATCTGGCGGCCACGCGCTTTGACCGGATATTATTGCTCAACCGCCGCGTGATTGCTTACGGCACGGCCTCTGAGGTCTTCACGCCGCAAAGCGTTCTAGAGGCGTTTAGCGGGCAAGCATTGATCTTGCCGGGAGCGCTGGTGATTGACCAGTGCTGCCCGCCTGGTGAATCGGAGAGAGGCCGGAATCTATCCACTGCACAGGCGAGAAGTCAATGGCGGAATGGTTAACTGCGCCGCTGGCCTATGGGTTCATGCAGCGAGGGCTTCTGGCATCGGCCATGGTGGGAGTGCTCTGCGCCGTGGTCGGGTGCTACGTAGTCCTGCGTGGGATGGCTTTTCTAGGAGATGCCATGGCACACGCCATCCTGCCTGGCGTGGCTATCGCCTATCTGCTGAAAGGCAACCTGTTGGTGGGCGCGCTGGTGGCAGCGATCGCGGTAGCGCTGGGGATCGGTTTCTTCTCGCGTCAGGGTGTAATCAAGGAGGACACCGCTATCGGCATCCTGTTTGCGGCGACCTTGGCCTTGGGTGTGGCGTTGATTAGCTCAATCCGAACATACGCCGTAGACCTCACCCACATCCTGTTCGGCAATGTGCTGGGGATTAGTCCAGCCGATTTATGGCTGACGGGTGCCCTAAGCGTGATCGTGTTAGCCACCGTGGGGCTGCTGTATAAGGAGTTCCTGGTGATCTCATTCGATCCTGTCCTCGCAGCAACTCTGCGCTTGCCAGCCGAGCAGCTGCGTTTGCTGATGCTGATCTTGCTGGCGCTAACAGTGGTCGTATCGCTGCAGACGGTGGGAGTGGGGCTGGTGGCCGCTATGCTGGTAACGCCGGGGGCCACGGCCTATCTGCTCACGCGCCGGCTGCCGGCGATGATGGCTCTGGCGGCTGCCATCGGGGTCTTCTCCAGCATCGCTGGCCTGTATCTGAGCTTTTACGTGAACGTCGCTTCGGGCGCGGCTGTGGTTCTAGTGGCCACGGCCATCTTTGTAGGCGCATTTCTCTTGTCCTCGAAGAGACGATAATCGGGCGATGGGTCGCTAGGCGATGAACAGGCGACGCTCGTTCTGACTAGGCATATGTAACAAGGCCAAGGGAGAGCCGTGGAGACTATGAGGACGTAGCAGCGTCGGGGCTCGTTAGCAGGGCTAGCAGTTCAGCCAGCACCATAGCTGTTGCGCCCCAGACTTTGTGTGACCCGATGGCATAGAACGGCACGCGCACTGGCTCGCCGTGGATTAGCCATGTCTCCTCTTGCCGGGTGCGCGGATCAAGCAAGTGGGCCAAAGGCACTTCGATCACTTCCGCCACTTCTTTGGTACAAGGGAGGAAAGCCGGCCGTTCCTGCGCATAGGCCACGACAGGGTGGATGCAAAATCCGCTGTGAGGAATGTAGAGTGGTGATAGTTCGCCAATCACCTCCAAGGCAGCTGTGGGAATCCGGAGTTCTTCCCATGCCTCGCGCAACGCAGCAGCAACGGCTGTTTCACCTGGCTCCATACTGCCCCCAGGAAATGAGATCTGCCCCTGATGATTCGACACCTTCTCACTGCGTTGGGTAAGCACTAGGCAAAGGGTCCCATTCCTGACGGCGCAGTGCTGCGGACATGGATAGAGCAAGACGAGCACACCGGCATGTCTGCATGTGAGGTCGGGGTCCAAGATGCGCTCTATACCAGGCCGTGGTTGAGGGGACATACACATCTGGGCAGACAGTCCTGGCAGGGGACCACGTAGTGCTCGGCGTATCTGCTCAGGGTTGATAAAGGCCTCAGACCACATAGCTAGAGTCTACCATAGCCCAGTATGAGAGGCAAAGCGCCAAAAGTTGACGGCTCATGTTCTAAAGTAAACGCACCACAAGGAGCTTCCAGTCCTAGCGTAGAGATTGCCGACTCGGGCTGCTCTGCGACCACCGCCTCTTTTAGCCGGGTTCGCGCTGACAGCCGAGGGAGAGACGTTGGAACCCGAGCCAGGCTGCTTGGCGATGCACTCTAGCCAGGGAAGCCCCAATTGACAGCTTATCGCCAGTAGAATACAATATAGCCAGAAAGAACTCCGCTATTTGCTTCCACTTTCCCCGGATTCATGTCGATTCCGGCCTGATCTTTGCTGCGAGATTTTGAGGACGCTCCGTTATCTGAGATGAACGATGATCGAAGTTTACACGGGGGATGACGATGGCTGCAGAACGAAGTCCAGATAAAGTGAAAGCGCGGATAGACCAGGCTATGTGGGAGCTGTTACTGAACTTATACCGGGCAGCAGAGTTGGCCCCAGAGGAACATGACTCGGAATTGGAGGAGTTGATCGCCAAGGCTCAGGAACTGAGAGCTTCCCTTGCTAGAACCTTCGGCCAACCTCATGCTGATCCGAGCGAAAAAATGGCTTGAACGTGTAGAGGCCCTGGTGGGACATCTGCCTCACCAAGACATCTATTGGGATCTCTGTTCTGCCTAAATGATCCCTAGCTCTTGGCCCACACGGGCAAAGGCTTCTAGTCCGAAATCCAAGTCTTCGCGGGAGAGGGAAGCTGATATCATCACCCGGATGCGGGCTGTTCCCATCGGCACTGTTGGATAGCTGATCGCCAT from Anaerolineae bacterium includes these protein-coding regions:
- a CDS encoding dynamin family protein; the encoded protein is MLRRFLTSRQDELLRRERELLIALQTALHRFGAEEADLETLYQAQRQLDELFLLVVVGEFNSGKSAFINALLGEPFLTEGVTPTTAHIYLLRHGQANRQISPDGIILLFHPAEWLQDINLVDTPGTNAIIQRHQQLTEAFIPRSDLVLFVTSADRPFSESERAFLDLIRDWGKKVVMIINKIDILESPEEVEQVVAFVRENAQRLLGLYPEVFPISARLALRAKTLAAGPERETLWERSRFAALEAYILNVLDERERIRLKLFNPLGVAQRLAAKYLAQVHDRQRLLREDTATTEAIEAELTAYEADMRRDFRYHLSHVDNVLHEMTLRGLAFFDETVRLGRLLDLLNAERLRGEFERIVIADSVVQVEAHVNELINWMVDQDFRQWQAVTEYLNRRVAQHQERIIGRVGGAFENHRRELLASVGRVASEIVRSYDHRRQAREIATSVQAAVAQTALVEVGAVGLGALLVKLLATTLADVTGLLAAGVLAALGLYVLPMRRHKAKADLQARVDELRQRLADTLTHQFEDELTRSLARIRDAISPYTRFVRSEQAKLEQIEHNLKAIEAELQHLRLAICELA
- a CDS encoding class I mannose-6-phosphate isomerase; amino-acid sequence: MEKYLYPLTFEPRFRDYLWGGRNLEMFGRRLPAGIIAESWDISGHPSSPTAVDAGPYRGRLLPELLEELGLDLVGVRNRSALELGKFPLLIKLLDANQDLSVQVHPDDAYAHEYEGGELGKTEMWYVLRAAPGARLIYGLRRGVTRERFVQALQTGTLESCLHYLPVRKGDAIFIPAGTVHALLAGLVVAEVQQNSDATYRVYDWNRLGPDGRPRPLHIEKALEVINFSQIEPEAYTPQLVEMREGIRREVISRCQYFTVERVQLATKAAWVGHCTGETFEIWGCMEGECAITWAGDPVALPAVRFALLPAALGDFAVAAAKPSIALRVYIE
- a CDS encoding transcriptional repressor, with the translated sequence MIHCINYEPAVGISELLEALRRSGYKVTRARRMVLEALIAATGHATASDVVTRVQAHAPGVGRASVYRALDLFSQLGLVQASGLGSAATTYTLAPAGHHHHLVCVRCHKIVEFDDCYLADLQRQLAERFGFQINGHLVEMYGRCPGCLEE
- a CDS encoding zinc ABC transporter substrate-binding protein: MAVETFLADIAQDAAGDRLSVEMLFPIMADLRSFEPTPSDTARIVASDG
- a CDS encoding metal ABC transporter ATP-binding protein translates to MSSQVQGSGLEGELAQLEVEHLTVAYNGPPVLLDVTFQVPHGARVAVVGPNGAGKSTLFKALVGLLPLRQGRVRVHGRPLGSHLDCVAYVPQREEVDWRFPVTVADVVMMGRYGRLGWFRRPRPEDHEIVRRSLEQMGLAHLRDRPIGELSGGQQQRVFLARALAQEPHILLMDEPFTGVDAATQEAMLALLDQLHARGVTVMVSTHDLNLAATRFDRILLLNRRVIAYGTASEVFTPQSVLEAFSGQALILPGALVIDQCCPPGESERGRNLSTAQARSQWRNG
- a CDS encoding metal ABC transporter permease → MAEWLTAPLAYGFMQRGLLASAMVGVLCAVVGCYVVLRGMAFLGDAMAHAILPGVAIAYLLKGNLLVGALVAAIAVALGIGFFSRQGVIKEDTAIGILFAATLALGVALISSIRTYAVDLTHILFGNVLGISPADLWLTGALSVIVLATVGLLYKEFLVISFDPVLAATLRLPAEQLRLLMLILLALTVVVSLQTVGVGLVAAMLVTPGATAYLLTRRLPAMMALAAAIGVFSSIAGLYLSFYVNVASGAAVVLVATAIFVGAFLLSSKRR
- a CDS encoding CoA pyrophosphatase, whose product is MSPQPRPGIERILDPDLTCRHAGVLVLLYPCPQHCAVRNGTLCLVLTQRSEKVSNHQGQISFPGGSMEPGETAVAAALREAWEELRIPTAALEVIGELSPLYIPHSGFCIHPVVAYAQERPAFLPCTKEVAEVIEVPLAHLLDPRTRQEETWLIHGEPVRVPFYAIGSHKVWGATAMVLAELLALLTSPDAATSS